One window of the Equus caballus isolate H_3958 breed thoroughbred chromosome 2, TB-T2T, whole genome shotgun sequence genome contains the following:
- the DFFA gene encoding DNA fragmentation factor subunit alpha isoform X2: protein MEVVGDASGSEPGEIRALKPCLLRRNHSREQHGVAASCLEELRSKACDILAIDKSLAPVTLVLAEDGTIVDDDDYFLCLPSNTKFVALARNEKWAYHNSDGGTAWISQESFDVDETDSGAGLKWKNVARQLKEDLSSIILLSEDDLQVLIDVPCSDLAQELCQSCVTVRGLQNTLQQVLDQREEARQSKQLLELYLQALEKEGSVLSKQQESKAGFSDESDAVDTGLSRESSSETALTSQLLTALKEKPAPELSLSSQDLELVTKEDPKALAVALKWDIKKTETVQQACNQELSLRLQQIQSLHSLRNISARKNSLPGELQNPKRAKQDPTEYS, encoded by the exons ATGGAAGTGGTTGGGGACGCCAGTGGTTCGGAACCCGGCGAGATCCGGGCTCTGAAGCCGTGTCTGCTGCGCCGCAACCACAGCCGCGAACAGCACGGCGTGGCGGCCTCCTGCCTCGAGGAGCTGAGGAGCAAGG CCTGTGACATTCTGGCCATTGATAAGTCCCTGGCTCCAGTCACCCTGGTCCTGGCAGAGGATGGCACCATAGTGGATGATGACGATTACTTCCTGTGCCTACCTTCCAATACTAAGTTCGTGGCATTGGCCAGGAATGAGAAGTGGGCATACCACAATTCAG ATGGAGGTACGGCTTGGATTTCCCAAGAGTCCTTTGACGTAGATGAAACAGACAGTGGGGCAGGGTTGAAATGGAAGAATGTGGCCAGGCAGCTGAAAGAAGATCTATCCAGCATCATCCTCCTATCAGAGGATGACCTCCAG GTGCTCATTGATGTTCCATGTTCAGACCTGGCTCAGGAACTATGCCAAAGCTGTGTCACAGTCCGGGGGCTCCAGAACACCCTCCAGCAGGTACTTGACCAGAGAGAGGAAGCCCGTCAGTCCAAGCAGCTCTTGGAGCTTTACCTCCAGGCTTTGGAGAAGGAGGGCAGCGTCTTGTCAAAGCAGCAAG AGTCCAAAGCTGGCTTCAGTGACGAGAGCGATGCAGTTGACACGGGTCTTAGCAGAGAGAGCTCCTCTGAAACTGCACTTACGAGCCAGCTCCTCACTGCACTGAAGGAGAAGCCTGCTCCAGAGCTGAGTCTCTCTAGTCAGGATTTGGAG CTGGTTACCAAGGAAGACCCCAAAGCATTGGCTGTTGCTTTGAAGTGGGATATAAAGAAGACGGAAACTGTTCAACAGGCCTGTAATCAGGAACTAAGCCTGCGCCTCCAGCAGATACAGAGCCTGCATTCTCTCAGGAATATTTCAGCAAGGAAGAATTCGCTGCCTGGAGAACTGCAGAATCCTAAACGAGCTAAACAAGACCCCACAGAGTATAGCTGA